The Salinicoccus roseus genome includes a window with the following:
- a CDS encoding protein rep has product MEKYTQKKRKNQLLQTLISKHVSEKTLERVKDCNTFLFMVADITMEKTKLHRSNNCEHRFCPVCAWKKARKNAMKISILMEYLKKEEKKEFLFLTLTAPNVTAAELNDEIKHYNRSFQRMMQRKEVKTAVKGYVRKLEVTYNKDRDDYHPHFHVILAVDKHYFNNKRQYIKRDRWLQLWQQSTKNPLITQVDIRRVKHTDNKKEVSEIAKYSAKDSDYLQDETVFDTFYNTLSGKRLIVYSGLFKDASTLYETKALDHYKDMDPTYYIYQIFYHWGKTDYIETERKLMNQDMQKEVNNQMLEE; this is encoded by the coding sequence ATGGAGAAGTATACCCAGAAAAAGCGGAAAAATCAACTGTTACAGACGCTCATCAGTAAGCATGTCAGCGAAAAGACACTGGAACGGGTAAAGGACTGTAATACATTCTTATTTATGGTGGCTGATATTACGATGGAAAAAACCAAATTACACCGTTCTAATAACTGCGAGCATCGGTTCTGTCCAGTCTGTGCATGGAAGAAAGCCCGTAAGAATGCCATGAAGATTAGTATTTTGATGGAGTATCTCAAAAAAGAGGAGAAAAAGGAGTTTCTCTTTCTCACTTTGACGGCACCCAATGTGACAGCTGCAGAACTCAACGATGAAATTAAGCATTACAATCGGTCATTTCAACGGATGATGCAGCGCAAAGAAGTAAAGACGGCCGTAAAAGGCTATGTGCGGAAATTAGAAGTCACCTACAACAAAGATCGAGACGACTATCATCCGCATTTTCACGTAATCTTAGCCGTTGATAAACACTATTTTAATAATAAAAGGCAATATATCAAACGTGATAGATGGCTCCAACTCTGGCAACAATCAACAAAAAATCCACTCATCACGCAAGTAGACATCAGACGCGTAAAACACACCGACAACAAAAAAGAAGTCTCCGAAATTGCCAAATACAGCGCCAAAGACAGCGACTATCTCCAAGACGAAACCGTATTTGACACATTCTATAACACACTTTCCGGCAAGCGCCTTATTGTATATTCCGGCCTCTTTAAAGACGCCAGCACACTCTATGAAACCAAAGCACTCGACCACTATAAAGACATGGATCCAACCTACTACATCTACCAAATTTTTTATCACTGGGGTAAAACTGACTACATCGAAACCGAACGGAAACTCATGAATCAAGACATGCAAAAAGAAGTGAACAATCAGATGTTGGAAGAAAA